GATGGTAAATTTGGCCGCCATCGGGCTGCTCATCAGTGTCGGCCGGCAGGCGGCGGCGTCCCGGGGGTCGGCTGAGCCTAAGCCGGAGCCAAAGCGGTTGCGCGTTACCAGGCATCATGTTTAAAATCCCCTCTATCCGGGTAATACTCCTACTAAGAGAAACGGGTAGGGGGCTTTTTTATGCTGTGGCTTATCCGGGCAGGTGCGTATGCTTTGAGCGGTCTGGCCGTATGGCAGTTTATCCAAAGCGGCTTAAGTCCGGCGGACATTTTGCCGGTGCACCGGCAGCTGGCGCTAGATCCTGCCCACGGCATGATCTTCGGCGTTTGCGCCGGGTTTAGCAATTATACGGGCGTGGACGTGACGCTCATCCGGCTGGCCTGGGCCATTGCCGGGCTATACCGGGGCATTGGGCTTGGGTTTTATCTTCTTGCCTTCATTATTATGCCGATGCCCTCACCATAAGATAAAGCGGGGCTAACCGGCCGCATTGGCCGGTTGGCCCCGCTTTTTTTCGTTGGTAGTGTCACTATGTCGCCACTCGCCATAAGATATATTAGGTAATTTAGAGAGGAGGTTATTTTGTGGCAAAAGTTAAGAAACCCCGTTGGGTTGAGGGAGGCGAAGGCGCCAGCGAGTTGCCGGGCCGCAAAAAGTATAAAAAAACTTATATGTATACCGACAAAATGGAGGACGACATGACAGAAGAGCCTATGGAAATGTGCGAAATGGGTGAAATGGGTGAAATGGGCGGAATGGACGGAATGCACGGGATGCACCCCATGCACCACATGCATCACATGCCAATGGGCATGATGCTGGCCCATGCGTATGTTCCCTGGCAGAGCTATGAACAAGCGTTCAGCCCCAAGGAAGCGCTCATGAAAGGGACGCTGTTCCCGGAACTGTGGGGCGCATACCCGATTCCTGAGTAGTGGAGGTGCAAAACTATGGATTGTGAAAGACAGTTAGCAATGCTCAAAAGGGTGCAGGAAATGGAGTTTGTAGCCATTGAGCTCGGCCTGTATCTTGACACCCATCCTTGCGATGAGGATGCCATCTATGATTATAACTGTGCCATCGACCTACTGAAGAAATACATTAAGGAATATGAGGACCAATACGGACCGCTGACGCCAATGGCGAAGTCCAAAGTGCCCTGGCAGTGGGCGGAAGGGCCTTGGCCCTGGGAACTTTAATCTTGCACGGAAGGAATGGTGAATATGTGGATATACGAAAAAAAACTGGAACATCCCGTTAAGGTTTGCCGCCCGGACGTCAAGTTCGCCAAAATGGTCATAGCCCAGTACGGCGGTCCTGACGGCGAGTTGTCGGCGTCGCTGCGCTACCTCAATCAGCGCTATTCCATGCCGACCAGCCAGGCGAAGGCCCTTTTAACCGACATCGGGAAGGAGGTTTTAGAAATACTTAATTAAAACAAATAAAAAATGCAGAAAAAGTGGCAAAAGGCCCCCGCATATGAATAAAATTTGTAAATATATCAAAAAAGGGGGGCGAAAGGAGTGGTGCATAGAATTACGTTTGTCAAAAATGGAAAAATTTTGACGAATGAAGAAACACAAATAATTATATTCCAAAAATTGGAAGAAATAAAAAGAAAAAACAAGGAGGCGAAAAAAAGCGGAAAAGGAGATATATGTCTTAATGTTGAAGAATCTATACATGCCAAACGCGATGATTGAGGCCGGCTGGTGTTTTTCTGAACTTGAGCATCACATACTTTTTCACGTTTTTGCTCAAGTGAATGAGAAAAGTCAAGTTATCATGTTGCAAGCGAAAGATATTTTTGACGAAATTGACGATTGGAAATATAAGGAAATTAAAAAAGCGACTGCACGGCTAATTTCGAGAGTTATAATTGTAGAAGAAGATGGAAAGACTATCCAAATTCCACTTTTTCAAAAAGTAGAATATTCAGCAGGAAAAATTTACATTCAACTCGATAAGTATATCTCTGAAATGTTCCGGGCGATTAAGGCGGGTCGCTACACCAAAATACCTTTGGAAGAAATTGGAAAAATAAAAGGTAAATATGCACACAGAATATATATGCTCGCAAAGCAATATGAAAAAAAGAAAAATCGCGAAATCGCGATTGATAAGCTATGTTTTGCACTGAATATTTCTGTTTCTGATAAAGAGTATAAAACAATAAAAAGAGATTGTCTAGTTCCCGCTTACAATGAAATTAATAAAAAAACTAATGTGGAATTAAATGTAAAAGAAGTAAAAAACGGGAAAAAGGTTGAAAAAATCATACTTGAAATCAATTCAAAAGAAAAAACCGACCCGCGATATAATGAATTGCTAATGTATTTTTCAGAAAGTGAATTAAACGAATTAGTGGAAAAATATGGAATAGAATACTGTTACGCAAAGTATTTGGGTCTTAAAAAAGAAAAAAATGTAAAAAACATAAAAAACGAAGGGGCCTGGCTAAAACAAGCGATTGTAAATAATTGGAAAACAAGATACGAGGTAGAAAGCGAAAATAAAGATCGTAGAGAAAAAGAAAATGCAGAACGCGAGGCGGTAGCGCTAGCGGCGGCGGAAGTGGCGGCGACGACAACAAAGG
This sequence is a window from Sporolituus thermophilus DSM 23256. Protein-coding genes within it:
- a CDS encoding manganese catalase family protein, which codes for MWIYEKKLEHPVKVCRPDVKFAKMVIAQYGGPDGELSASLRYLNQRYSMPTSQAKALLTDIGKEVLEILN
- a CDS encoding replication initiation protein, encoding MLKNLYMPNAMIEAGWCFSELEHHILFHVFAQVNEKSQVIMLQAKDIFDEIDDWKYKEIKKATARLISRVIIVEEDGKTIQIPLFQKVEYSAGKIYIQLDKYISEMFRAIKAGRYTKIPLEEIGKIKGKYAHRIYMLAKQYEKKKNREIAIDKLCFALNISVSDKEYKTIKRDCLVPAYNEINKKTNVELNVKEVKNGKKVEKIILEINSKEKTDPRYNELLMYFSESELNELVEKYGIEYCYAKYLGLKKEKNVKNIKNEGAWLKQAIVNNWKTRYEVESENKDRREKENAEREAVALAAAEVAATTTKEKIELSDSQILEIREKIMINPDSFAARRLAATTIEQIRSSPILMTLIEEYFNTPS
- a CDS encoding PspC domain-containing protein, giving the protein MLWLIRAGAYALSGLAVWQFIQSGLSPADILPVHRQLALDPAHGMIFGVCAGFSNYTGVDVTLIRLAWAIAGLYRGIGLGFYLLAFIIMPMPSP
- a CDS encoding spore coat protein CotJB gives rise to the protein MDCERQLAMLKRVQEMEFVAIELGLYLDTHPCDEDAIYDYNCAIDLLKKYIKEYEDQYGPLTPMAKSKVPWQWAEGPWPWEL
- a CDS encoding spore coat associated protein CotJA, giving the protein MAKVKKPRWVEGGEGASELPGRKKYKKTYMYTDKMEDDMTEEPMEMCEMGEMGEMGGMDGMHGMHPMHHMHHMPMGMMLAHAYVPWQSYEQAFSPKEALMKGTLFPELWGAYPIPE